The region CAGCCGACTGGTGATCTTCTGTGCGTTCTCCGGGTCGTCCCACAGGGACGGCGCCGCGGCCTGCTCCTCGAGCACGGCGACATCGGCCCTCATCTTGTCGAGGTCCAGGACGGCCTCGATCGACCCCATGGTCGAGGAGAGGGACTTCAGCTCTTCGGATACATCGACGACTGCCACGCACCCAGCCTAACGGCTGCCACCGTCAGCGTGACCCGGCCCCGGCAGGTCGGACCTGCCGGGTGCCCGCGCGGCCACCGTCCCCCGGCGGGCCGTCCGCCGCCCCGCACACCGGCCGGTGCCAGGTCGGGCGGCCGCCGCGGGGTGCGGTGACGTGCGGCGGGCCGTCACGGGGTGTCGGGTTCCGGCTGGTGGACGCCCGGTGTGGCGTCGCCCGCCGAGTCGTCGCCCGAGGCCAGCCAGCCGCCCAGACCGGCCGCCACGACCAGCGCGGCGGCGGTCGCGCCGAGCTTGATCCGGCGACGGCGCAGCGCGTCCGGCGACGAGCGGTGCCGGGCCGAGCCCGCCCGGCGCTCACCGGCGGCGCGCGGGGCACGGGCCGTGCCGTGTGCCCCGCCCGCCAGCTCGTCCGGGCCGGGGACCCGCATGCTGGTGTGCGTCTCCCGGTTGGAGTCGGGGACCGCGCCCTGGACGAGCGGGACGGCGCCGCGCTGCGGGGTGGCCTCCCCCTGGGGCGCCGGGTGGAACGGCTCCTCGCGGGACGCGGCGGCACTCTCCGGCTCGTCCTCCGGCTGCTCGTCCTCCGGCTCGTCGATGTCCAGCGGCGGGATGCCGGCCAGGCCGGGCAGCATGTCGCGCAGCCGGGCGGCGAGCTCCGGGGCCCGCAGCCGGGAGGCCGGCGCCTTGGCCAGGCACTGCAGCAGCAGCTGCCACAGCTCGTCCGGGATGCCGGGCAGCGGCGCCACGCTCTCGGTCACATGGCGGCGCAGCACCGCCCCGGGATGCCCGCCGCCGAACGGCGTGAACCCGGCGAGCAGCTCGTACAGGACGGTCGCCAGCGCGTAGACGTCCACGGAGGCGCGCGGCGGGAGGCCCTCGATGATCTCCGGGGCGAGGTAGTCGGGGGTGCCGATGACCTTGGCCGAGCGGAGCGGGACGGAGGTCCCCCCGGCTGGCGGCTGGGACAGGGCCCGGCGCGGCGAGTCGACGAGCCGGGCGATGCCGAAGTCGGTGAGCAGCGCGGGGTGCGCACCGCCGGGGCCGAGCGGCCCCTGCATGTCCAGCAGGACGTTCTCGGGCTTGACGTCACGGTGCACGATCCGGGCGGCGTGCGCCGCGGCCAGTCCGTCGGCGACGTCGGCGGCGATCGCGACGGCGGCCTCCGGGGCCAGCCGGCGTTCGCGCTCCAGACGGGTGCGCAGATCGGTGCCCCGTACGAGGTCCATGACCAGCGCCAGGTCGTTGCCGTCGACGACGAGGTCGCGGACGCCGACGACATGCGGGTCCGCCAGGCTCAGCAGCGCCGCCCGCTCCTGCACGAAGCGGCCGACGAGTTCCTGGTCGGCGGCGAGATCCTCGCGCAACAGCTTGATGGCCACGGCCCCTTCGGGGCCCTCGCCCAGCCATACCGTGCCGGCACTGCCGCGCCCCAGGATCTGGTGGGCGGTGTACCGGCTGCCGATCTTCCGTGCCAAGACTGCTCCGACGTGTCGGGCCCCCGAGCGTCCTGCGGGGGCTGAGGTTGGCGTCAAAGCTACGCGGATGCCAGGGGGTTCAGTGCCCCGGAACGTGGCAACCTTCACTTCTGTGAGCGAAATTGTCCGTCAGAAGTCGACAAATCCACTGGGTCGCCTCCCGGACCGGTCCGACGCGTCGGCGAAGTGAGGCGCCGGAGGCTCGGGCACTCCGCGCTTCGGAGCGCTGGTGAGCCGGTGTACCGGCAGGTCGCAGCGCTGCCGCGACGAAGCCGTGGAAACGGTGCGGGCCCGGCCGGCCTGCGGAACAGGTGGCACGGGCCCGTCGAGGAGCGCGCGGAGGCTCCGGGGCGCCCGCGGACTGCGCCGAGTCCGCGGGCGTGCGGTGTCAGCCGCTGAGTTTCTGCACGAAGCGCTGCACGCTGTTGAAGACGTGCCCGACCTGGGAGAAGAAGCCCCGCGTCGTGCCGATCCACTCCTGGAGCGGGGTCAGCTCCCACACCAGCCACGCCGCCACGAACAGCAGGATCAGCGTGAACAGGCAGCCCTTGAGGCAGCCCAGCCCCGGGATCTTCATGGGGTTGGCGCTGCGCTGACGGGGCTCGCGCCGGGGCCGGGGCTCCGGGGCGGGCGGCCGCTGCGGTTCGTAGCGCTGCGGCGGCGGCTCCTGGCGGCGCTGCGGGGCCTGCGGCTGCTGCTGGGCGTACGGCGCCTGCTGCTGGCGGTACTGGGGCTGCTGCGGGCGCTGCGGCGGCTGCTGGGGAGCGGCCTGGCGCTGCGGACGGCGGCGCAGCGGGTCCTCGGCGGGATCCAGGTACTGCACCTGGGTCTGCTCGTTGCGGTCGCGCGCGGCCCGCATCTGGGACTCCCACGGATGGGGGCCGTCGGGGCCCTGCGGTCCGCCGGGGGGTGCGCCCATGGGCATCGGCGGCATCGCGCGGGTCGGGTCGGCGCCGGGGCCGCCCGGTCCGCCCGGTCCGCCCGGTCCGCCCGTGGACGGCAGCACGCTGGTCGCCGCGGCCGGGTCGTAGGACCCGGCGTTGGACGGGAGCACCTGGGTGGGGTCGGCGTCGCCGCCGGGCGCCTGGGCACCGTCGGCGCCCGTACCGGGGACGGTCGCGGGCGCGGGGTCGGGGGCGAGCAGCGCGGCGACACCGAGCGCGGCCTCGGCCGCGGCCGGGGTGGCGTGCACCCCGATACCGCCGGCCACGGTGCGCAGCGCGCGGGCGAGGTTCTCGGCGCTGGGCCGCTCCTCGGGGCGCTTGCGCAGGCAGCGCTCGATCACCGTCCACAGCGGCTCGGGCAGCGTGCCGGGGCGCTGCGGCTCCTCGCTGAGGTGGCGGTGCAGCACCTCCAGCGCGGTCGACCCGGCGAACGGCGGACGGCCGGTGACCAGCTCGTACAGCAGGATGCCGGCGCCGTAGATGTCCACGGCGGAGGTCTGCGGGCGGCCCTCGGCGGACTCCGGCGCCACATAGGCGGGGGTGCCGACGAACTCGTGGGTGCGGGTCAGCCCCGGGGAGTCGGCGAGGCGGGCGATGCCGAAGTCGGTCAGCATCGGGTGCATCTCGCCGCTGCCGTCCGACCCGGCGAGCAGGACGTTGGCGGGCTTGAGGTCGCGGTGCACCACGCCGTCGGCATGGCTGGCGGCCAGCGCATCGGCGATCTGGGCGGTGAGCAGCGAGGCGGCCACCGGGCTCAGGGCGCCGTTGTCGCGCAGATAGCGGTGCAGGTCGGGGCCGTCGACCAGGTCCATGACCAGGGCGAGCAGATCACCCTCGACGACGAGGTCGCGGGTGCGGACGATGTTGGGGTGGGTCAGGCGCAGCAGGACGGAGCGCTCCCGCAGGAAGCGCATCACCACGTCCGCGTCGTGCGCCAGCTCCTCCTTGAGGACCTTGATCGCGACCGTCTCACCGGGCTCTCCTGCCACGGCGGCCTCGGCGCCCGCCGTCTCCCGCTGGCGGGCACGCCAGACGGTGCCCGTGGCACCGCGTCCCAGCGGCTCCTCGAGCAGGTACTTGCTGCCTACCGGCCGCACGTCATGCGCTCCCTGGTCGTGGTGGTTCCGTTGCCCGGCCCGCTGGATCAGCTGATCAACTCCGCGCGGCCCGTCCGACCCACTGTAGTGCCGTCGTACAAACTTTTCGGTCCGGCGGCCCGGGACGGACTTGTGGGGAAGACGCACTTCCGGAACGGATGGTTGCCTGCCGCGGCCGGCCGGTGCCGGTGCCCGCCCGGCGCATCCTGCCGTGGACCGTCCCGAGCTGATCACGGCAGTCGAAATCCGGCCGGGCACGGCACGCAAGCAGGCACTTTTTCGCCCTTAGAAGACCAATCAAGATCACTGAATGGCGGTCGGCGGGCGTGTTGTCAGTGGCAGGTGCGAGGATGCTCCTCAGCACGATGCGGTGGGGGCGCGCGGTCTTTGTCGCGACGTGCACTTGGGACTTGTACGTGCCGACGTGCCCGGGTGCGGTGGGGGGAGTGAGCGGGCCCCCTGTCGGATCCCGGCAGAAGGGACCGTTGACGGCGATGCAGATCCGGCTGACCGTCCTCGGGCCGCGCAGCGGCCACACCACACGGACCTGCGATGTGCTCGTGACGGCCCCCGCCGGGACCGCGCTGGCGGCGGTGGCAGGCTCGCTCGCGGCCTCCGTGGCGGGCTCGGGTGCGGATGTCGGCGGCTCGGGAAGCGGCGGCCCCGTCGTGCTGTACGCCGGGACCGAGCGGCTCGATCCGCAGCGCGCGGCGATCGGCGAACCCCCTCTGATCGACGGGGCGGTGCTCTCCCTCCACGGCCCGGGCCCCGCCCCGGCCCACGGCCTGCCGCACGGCTCCGCCCGCCTGCGCGTCGTCTCCGGCCCCGATGCCGGCGGGGTGCACCTGCTGCACGGCGGCCAGATCCGCATCGGCCGCTCCGCCGACGCCGACGTCCCCCTCGACGACCCCGACGTGTCCCGGCTGCACTGCGCCGTGACGGTCGAGCCGGACGGCTCGGTGTACGTGGCCGATCTGCGCTCCACGAACGGCACCGTCGTGGACGGCACCGACCTCGCCGACCGGCCCGCACCGCTGCGCCCCGGCGCCCTGCTGCGCATCGGCGAATCCGCCCTGCGCCTCCAGTCCGCGCCCAGCGCCCCCGACCCCGCCCTGCCGACCGCCCCGGACGGCGAGGGACATCTGCGGATCGCCCCCGGGACGGCCGACGCGTACCCGGAGACGGAGGCGCCGGGCCGGACCGGGGGCTACGGAGAGTTCGGGCCGCCGACGGGTCCGCACGGAGCCACCTCCGCCGCGGCGGGGGCCTATGCGGGAGCCGGGGACTACACCCGGACGACCGGCGACGCGGCCGGCCCCGTACCCCCCTCCGCCTCCGCACAGGCACCACCGGAATCGGCGGGGCGGCGGGACACTCCCCTGCGCGGCACCCCGACCCGGTACGACGCCCCGGGCCGGGGCTCCGCGCGGGGCGCCACCGCCGCACCCTTCCCCGGGGCCTCCACGGGCCATGTCTACGACCGCACCACCGGCGGCGGCCCGGCGGACGGCTTCGGCCCCGGGGTCCGGGAGCGCGGCGACGGCTTCCCGGCCGGTGCGCAGGACCCGACGCACGGCGGACAGCAGTCCTTGGCTCCGGCCGACGACGGGACCCGTAAGGGCGGGCGGCGGGGCGGCATCGGCGCCTGGGCGCGGCGGCTGGCCGGTGGCCGGCCCGCCGTGGAGCGCCCGGCCGACGCCTTCACCCCGGAGTACGAACCGGCCGGCGCCTCCCGGTCGGCCTTCGCGGACCCCGCCGAGGGCGTACCGGCTCCCGAGACGCTCTCCGGGCCGGCCGCGGACGAACGATGGCCGGATGCCGCCGCCGTCCTGCTCACCGCCCTGGGCCCGGGCCCCCGCCTCTGGGAGCGCGGCCCCGACCACCCCGACGCCCTGACCATCCGGCTGGGGACGGCCCCCCGGCACGGCGGCCGGGCTGCCGCGCCGGTCACCGTCGATCTGCGCCGGGCGGGCTCCCTCGGCCTCGCCGGGCCGCGTACGCGCCTGACCGGCCTGGCCCGCGGCGCCCTCGCCCAGCTCGCGGCCCTGCACTCCCCCGGCACCCTCGACCTCGTGCTGATCAGCGCGGACCGGTCGCGCCCCGCCGAGGAGCGGGTGGCGGAGTGGTCCTGGCTCGGCTGGCTGCCGCAGGTCCGCCCGGCCCACGGCCAGGACTGCCGGCTGCTGCTCGCCTACGACAAGGAACAGGCCGCGGCCCGTACCTCCGAACTGGTGCGCCGCCTCGACGACAGCCCGCTGGGACCCGGCTGGCCCAGCGCCGAGCGGGCGGAGATCGCCTCCGCCGCCGCCCGCCACCAGGGCCCGTACACCCTGGTGGTCGTCGACGGCGACCCCGGGACCTCCGCGCTGCGCGAGACCACCGCCCGGCTCGCCGCGGGCGGCCCCGCGGCCGGTATCCACCTCCTGTGCCTGGCGGAGACCCCGGCCGCCTCCCCCGCCTTCCCGCTGGCCGCGACGTACGAAGCGGCCCGGGCGGCGTCGCCCGCCTTCGGCGAATGCGGGGCCGTCGCGGTGCTCAGCGGCGATGTCGCCACGGCGCTGCGCGTCGTCCAGCCGGGCTCCGGGCCCAACGGCACGGTCGCGACGGTGGACGCGGTCTCCGGCGCCTGGGCCGAGCGGTTCGCGCGGGCGCTGGCGCCGCTGCGCGAGAGCGACGCGGCAGCCGGGTCCGGCGGCCGGGGGGCGCCGCGCGCGGCCGTCCCGCTGCCCGACACGGCTCGTCTGCTGGACGAGTTGGGGCTGGCCCGCGCCACCCCCGCGTCCCTGATGGCCCGTTGGGCCGCCGCGCTGGACACCGACCGGCCCGGCGCCGCCGCGGTGCTCGGCGCCGGACCGCACGGCCCGCTGTGCGCCGACCTCGCCGCCGACGGCTCGCATCTCGTCCTGGAGGGCGCGGCGGCCACCGGCAAGACCGAGCTGCTGCGTTCGCTGGCCGCCTCGCTGGCGGCCGCCGACCGACCTGATCTGCTGTCGATGGTGCTGGTGGACGGCGGCGGCAGCGAGCGCGGCGACGGGCTGCGGGTCTGTACGGACCTGCCGCACGTCACGACGTACCTCGCCGCCTCGGACCCGGTCCGGATGCGGGAGTTCGCCCAGGCGCTGTCCTCCGAGCTGAAGCGGCGGGCGGAAATACTCGACGGCACCCCGTTCGCAGAGTGGCGGGCCAAGCATCTGCCGGCCCCCCGGATCGTCTCCCCCCGACGCCCCGCCGAGAGCGGCACCCGCGGTGACGGAGAGCAGGAACCGATTACTCACCGTAATCGTTGCCGTGATAGTGGAACGGGCGGCGGCACCGCGGCGAACCCGTCGGCGGACCCGTCGACCACCGGAACCCTGCGCCTGCGCGCCCGCAGCACCCCGCCCGCCGGTGCAGCGGCCCCGGAGGCCGGTACCGACGCCGCCGCGCCGATGCCCCGCCTCTTCGTGCTCGTCGACGACTTCGACGCCCTGGTGGCGCCCGCACTGGGCAGCACCGGCCGCCCGGCCGCCGGCTCCGTGGTGCGCGCCCTGGAGGCGGTGGCCCGGGACGGGGCGGCGCTCGGAGTCCACCTGATAGCCGCCACCGGCCACCCGGACCGCACGGCCGAGACCGCGACCAGCGAACGGGCCGGCCTGCGCGTCCAGTTGGGTGCCCTCGACGATCCGTCCGAGCCGGTCCCCCCGGGCCGCGGGCGGCTGCACCGCGCGGCGGACGGCTCCTCCACGCCGTTCCAGGCGGGCCGGGTGACCGGCCGGATACCCCGGACGTCCACCCTCCGGCCGACGGTCGTGCCGCTGGAGTGGCAGCGGATGGGCGACCCGCCGGCCCGGCGCCCCCTGCGCGAGCTGGGCAACGGCCCGACGGACCTGGCCCTGCTGGCCAGCGCGCTGCAACGGGCCGCACAGTCGTCGGGCGCGCCGGCCACCCCGCCGCTGCTGTGAGGCGCCAGGGCCCGCCATAGCCGTCGGGCGCTGTCGCGCTGGAAGCCGGGGCGGCGCGCAACTGCGGTGAGGCCGGTGTGGTGAAACCCGGTGGCGAAACACTGTGGTGAAACCCGGGGCGTCGCCTCATGGCGCCGTCACGCCCCGCGCAGTCAGCTCCGTACGCCCCCAGCCAGCTCCGTCACGACATCGGCGGCTCCGTCACGACACCAGCAGCGCCGTCACGAGTGCTCATCCCCGTAGCCCCGTCACAGCAGCCTCAGGCCCATAACAGCAGCGTCACGAAAGGCCAGTTGGGGCGGGAGGCGGTATTGCGGAGGCCGGGGGCAGGGCGTAGGACTGTCGCACACCGCAGAGCACGACGAGGCGCAGCGCGACCACGCAGCACGGCACGACCCACCGCACGGCACGACGCGAACGGCACGGCAGGGGCGCCGCGGCACGACGTGACACGGCCCCCTTCGCACCCGGCACGGCAGGCGCAGCGATAAGGGGCTACGGGGATGCGCAGACGACTCGACCGCACGGCTGGACGCGTCACGACCGCTGTGGCGGCGGTCTCGGCGCTCACCCTGGCGCTGGCCGCGTGCGGCAGCGGCGGCGGCACGAAGGACAACGGCAGCGGCGGCAGCAAGGGCGGCAGCACCGCCCCCACCGTGCGGCTCCCCCAGCTCAAGGGCCAGAAGCTGCAGGTCACCGCGGTCTGGACGGGGCCCGAGCGGGAGAACTTCGTCAAGGTGCTGGACGAGTTCGAAAAGCGCACCGGCGCCACGGTCGACTTCGTGCCCAGCGGCGACGACATGGCCGGCTTCATCGGCTCGAAGATCGCCGGTGGCGGGCCGCCGGACGTCGCGATGCTCCAGCAGGTCGGCGTGCTCAACGAGTTCGCCGGGAAGGGCTGGCTCAAGCCGCTCGGCAGCGCCGCGAAGGCGCAGCTCGCCAAGAACTACACCAAGGGCTGGCAGGATCTCGGCGCCCACAAGGGCACCCCGTACGGCGTCTACTTCAAGGCCAGCAACAAGTCGCTGGTCTGGTACAACGCCCAGGCGTTCGACAACGCCGGCGCCAAGGAGCCGAAGTCCTGGCAGGACTTCCTCACGACGGCGCAGACCCTCTCCGAATCGGGCGTCGAGCCGGTCTCGGTGGGCGGTTCGGACGGCTGGACGCTGACCGACTGGTTCGAGAACGTCTATCTCTCGCAGGCGGGGCCGGAGAAGTACGACCGGCTGGCGCAGCACAAGATCAAGTGGACGGACCCGTCCGTCAAGCAGTCGCTGACCACGCTGGGCCAGCTCTTCGGCCGTAAGGATCTGCTCGCGGGCGGCAACTCCGGTGCGCTGCAGACGGACTTCCCGACGTCGGTGACCCAGACCTTCAGCGGCGACACCCCCAAGGCCGCGATGGTCTCGTCGGCCGACTTCGCTGCCGCCAACATCAGCCAGACCAAGGCCAAGGTCGGCACGGACGCCAAGGTCTTCCCGTTCCCCGCGGTGGGCGCCAAGTCGCCGGTGGTGACCGGTGGCGATGTGGCGGTGGCCCTCAAGGACTCCAAGGCCTCGCAGGCGCTGCTGACGTTCCTGGCGTCGACGGATGCCGCCAAGATCTGGGCGCAGGCGGGCGGGTTCATCTCGCCCAACAAGGAGCTCGACCAGGCGGCGTACGCGAACGGGGTGATGCGCGAGATCGCCAAGGCGCTGATCGCGGCGGGCGACGACTTCCGCTTCGACATGTCCGACCAGGCGCCCGCCTCCTTCGGCGGCAAGCCGGGGCAGGGCGAGTGGAAGGACCTGCAGGACTTCCTGAAGAGCCCCCGGGACGTCGCGGGCACCCAGGCCCGGCTGGAGAAGGACGCCGCGAAGTCGTTCGGGCAGTGAAGCCGTGTAGGCAGTGAAGCCGTGTGAGCAGTGCAGTCGTTCGGCAGCGAGCAGGTGTCGCCGACCGTCTCGACCGGGACCGGGGGACCGTCACGATGAGCGCCGTAGAGGTCAGCGAGGTCAGTGACCGCAGCGAGGGCGGCCGGCGCGGGGGCCGCAGGCGGCGTGGCGGCGTCCTGGGCACCCGTCCCTGGACCGCCGCGGTGTTCTTGTTGCCGGCGCTGCTGCTGCTCGGTGCGCTGGTCGTCTACCCGATCGTCTTCTCGGTGTACCGCAGCCTGTTCGACGCGTCCGGCAACGGTTTCGTGGGGCTGGGCAACTACGGTGCGCTGTTCTCGGACGAGGGCATTCGTACGGCGCTGCGGAACAACGTCGTCTGGGTGGTGGTGGCGCCGACCGTGTCGACGGTGCTGGGGCTGATCTTCGCGGTGCTGACCGAGCGAATCCGCTGGGGCACCGCCTTCAAGCTGATCGTGTTCATGCCGATGGCGATCTCGATGCTGGCGGCGGGCATCATCTTCCGGCTGGTCTACGACCAGGATCCGGAGCGCGGTGTCGCCAACGCGGTGTGGGTCGGCATCCATGACACCTTCTCCGATCCGGCGCCGTTCCCGGGCGCCAAGCCGCGGCCGCATTCCGGTCTGGCGCCGTCCGGTGGCGGTGCGTTCACCACGCGTTCGGTGGTGCGGGCGGGGTCTCCGGTGAAGCTGCCGCTGGTCGCCGTCCAGCCGGGCGATGTGCGCGGCGCACGGGCCGCGGTCGCGGCCACGCCCCGGCCGGGCAGCGTCACCGGCACCGTGTGGCTGGACTTCACCCGTGGTGGGGGCGGCCGTCCCGGTGTCATCGACGGCAACGAGAAGGCGCTGGCGGGGCTGACGGTCGAGGCGGTGAGGGGCGGCCGGGTGGTCGCCTCGGCGACGACGGCGGCCGACGGTTCGTATGTGCTGCCCGCCGCGGCCGACGGCGCCCGGCTCCGGCTGCCGGCGGCCGATTTCGCCGAGGCCTACCGGGGCGTCGACTGGCTGGGCCCGGCGCTGGTCACCCCGGCCATCATCGGTTCGTACGTGTGGATGTGGGCCGGTTTCGCGATGGTGCTGATCGCGGCGGGGCTGGCGAGTGTTCCGCGGGAGCTGCTGGAGGCGGCGCGGGTGGACGGGGCGGGCGAGTGGCAGGTCTTCCGGCGGATCACGGTGCCGCTGCTGGCGCCGGTTCTGGTGGTGGTGCTGGTCACCCTCATGATCAATGTGCTGAAGATCTTCGATCTGGTCTACATCATCGCGCCGGGCTCCAGCATCCGGTCCGCGAACGTCCTGGCGCTCCAGCTCTTCCAGTCGTCGTTCGGTACCGATGTCGACGAGGGTCTGGGCAGCGCGATCGCCGTGTTCCTGCTGTTGCTCGTGCTGCCGGTGATGTACGTCAATCTCCGGCGCATACGGAAGGAGCGTCGCCGATGACGACGGTGGAGGGTGTCGTACCGGCCGGGCGTCCGGAGGCTGCCGGGGCCGGACGGGCGGGGCGGGCCGGGCCGTCGCGCGTCGCCCGGCTCGTGGCGCGGACCGGCGGCGGCGCGATGCGGGTCTTCCTGGTCCTGGTGGCCCTGTTCTGGCTGATGCCGTCGGTGGGGCTGCTGCTGTCGTCGCTGCGCAGTCCGCAGCAGATCGCGGGGTCCGGCTGGTGGCGGGTCTTCTCCGAGCCGGCGCAGATCACCTGGGACAACTACAGCCAGTTGCTCTCCAACGACAAGGTGATGGGTTCGCTGCTGACGACGGCGGCGATCACCGTGCCGGCGACGGTGCTGGTGGTCGTCATCGGCTCGCTGGCGGGTTATGCGTTCGCCTGGATGGACTTCCCCGGCCGGGACGGCTGGTTCATGGTGGTCGTCGGACTGCTGGTGGTGCCCGTGCAGGTGGCGCTGATCCCGGTGGCGAAGCTGTTCGGGGCGGTCGGGCTGTTCGAGACGACGGCCGGGGTGGTCCTGTTCCATACGGCGTTCGGGCTGCCGTTCGCGGTGTTCCTGCTGCGGAACTTCTTCGCCGAGATCCCGCGCGAGCTGCTGGAGGCGGCCCGGCTGGACGGGGCGGGCGAGCTGCGGCTGTTCACCCGTGTCGTGCTGCCGCTGGGCGGTCCGGCGATCGCCTCGCTGGGGATCTTCCAGTTCCTGTGGGTGTGGAACGACATGCTGATCGCGTTGATCTTCGCGGACAGCGGCCATCCGCCGATCACGGTGGCCCTGCAGCAGGAGGTGCGGCAGTTCGGCAACAACATCGATGTGCTGGCGCCCGGCGCGTTCCTGTCGATGGTGGTGCCGCTGATCGTCTTCTTCGCCTTCCAGCGTCAGTTCGTCTCGGGTGTGATGGCCGGCGCGGTGAAGTGAGCTCCGCAGCAGTGCCCGCCGGTGCCCGTCCGCGCGCCATCTTCCGTTCATGTTGCTGCGCCTACGATGCCGTCACTGCCGTGCCACGCATGGTGCGACGGGGGTGTGTCGCAAAGACCGCCCGGGTGCCGCTCGCACCTCGCTCGCCTCGGGTGAGGGCGCCCCGGTCCCCGTGGGGTCGCGCCCCCGCGCAGCGGCCCTGACGCCGGGCGCGGTCACAACTGCACAGATACCGCACGGATACCGCACCGCCATCGCATCGATGCCGATAACCGAACGCATCACCGCATATCAGGCATATCCACGGCAGACAGCGCCGGTACATACCGCACGCACTTCCCCCGCACGCGTCGTACTACGCCCTACGTTCCCGACCGTCTGGAGACGGACCGCACATGACTGCCCGCATCGCAGACCAGAGTGCCGAACAACTCCCGCGCCCCACCCGGCTGTCCGAGGTCAAAGGCTGGTTCTTCACCGCCGACCAGCTGCTCTTCGACTGGTTCCTGGCGCACCAGCAGGAACGCGCGGAGCCGGGTGATCTGCTCGAACTGGGCGCGTACATGGGCAAGAGCGCCATCTTCCTCGGCGCGCGGCTGCGGCCCGACGAGCGCTTCACGGTCTGCGATCTCTTCGACTCCCCCGCCGAGGACGCCTCCAACTCCAAGGAGATGAGGAAGTCCTATGCGACGCTGACCCGCCGCGCCTTCGAGGCCAACTACCTCGCCTTCCATGACGCGTTGCCCACCATCGTCCAGGGCCTGAGCTCCATCGTCGGCGACCATGTGGACGAGGGGTCGGTGCGCTTCGCCCATATCGATGCCTCGCATCTGTACGAGCATGTGCACGGCGACATCCGCACGGTGCGCAGGCTGCTCACCGACCACGGTGTGGTGGTGATGGACGACTACCGCGCCGAGCACTGCCCGGGGGTGGCCGCGGCCACCTGGCAGGCCGTCGCGAACGAGGGCCTGCGCCCCATCTGCATCACCGGCACCAAGTTCTACGGGACGTGGGGCGACCCCGAGCCGCTGCAGAAGGCGCT is a window of Streptomyces caniferus DNA encoding:
- a CDS encoding carbohydrate ABC transporter permease, which gives rise to MSAVEVSEVSDRSEGGRRGGRRRRGGVLGTRPWTAAVFLLPALLLLGALVVYPIVFSVYRSLFDASGNGFVGLGNYGALFSDEGIRTALRNNVVWVVVAPTVSTVLGLIFAVLTERIRWGTAFKLIVFMPMAISMLAAGIIFRLVYDQDPERGVANAVWVGIHDTFSDPAPFPGAKPRPHSGLAPSGGGAFTTRSVVRAGSPVKLPLVAVQPGDVRGARAAVAATPRPGSVTGTVWLDFTRGGGGRPGVIDGNEKALAGLTVEAVRGGRVVASATTAADGSYVLPAAADGARLRLPAADFAEAYRGVDWLGPALVTPAIIGSYVWMWAGFAMVLIAAGLASVPRELLEAARVDGAGEWQVFRRITVPLLAPVLVVVLVTLMINVLKIFDLVYIIAPGSSIRSANVLALQLFQSSFGTDVDEGLGSAIAVFLLLLVLPVMYVNLRRIRKERRR
- a CDS encoding carbohydrate ABC transporter permease; this encodes MTTVEGVVPAGRPEAAGAGRAGRAGPSRVARLVARTGGGAMRVFLVLVALFWLMPSVGLLLSSLRSPQQIAGSGWWRVFSEPAQITWDNYSQLLSNDKVMGSLLTTAAITVPATVLVVVIGSLAGYAFAWMDFPGRDGWFMVVVGLLVVPVQVALIPVAKLFGAVGLFETTAGVVLFHTAFGLPFAVFLLRNFFAEIPRELLEAARLDGAGELRLFTRVVLPLGGPAIASLGIFQFLWVWNDMLIALIFADSGHPPITVALQQEVRQFGNNIDVLAPGAFLSMVVPLIVFFAFQRQFVSGVMAGAVK
- a CDS encoding class I SAM-dependent methyltransferase gives rise to the protein MTARIADQSAEQLPRPTRLSEVKGWFFTADQLLFDWFLAHQQERAEPGDLLELGAYMGKSAIFLGARLRPDERFTVCDLFDSPAEDASNSKEMRKSYATLTRRAFEANYLAFHDALPTIVQGLSSIVGDHVDEGSVRFAHIDASHLYEHVHGDIRTVRRLLTDHGVVVMDDYRAEHCPGVAAATWQAVANEGLRPICITGTKFYGTWGDPEPLQKALLEWISSRGDIWHEVQYVNDAPLVRLSAKGAKEPAHPVSRHTSAGARAAQRPAAQSPKASAARPGPRPPVPARGTLRRVARDVLPPVVTRALVKARRRARTH